In Bradyrhizobium sp. 195, the sequence GCAGTCTGCCGCCGAACACCACACCCTCGCGGTTGATCTCGGTCACGGCCTGCCCGAGCACGACCTCGACGCCGATCTTCTCCAGCGAGGCCTGCGCATAGGCCGAGAGATCATCGGCAAAGCCCGCGAGCACGCGCGGCCCCGCCTCGATCAGCACGACGCGCGCCTTGGTCGTGTCGATGTTGCGGAAATCGCCGGGCAGGGTGTGGTGCGCCATCTCCGCGATGGTGCCGGCGAGCTCGACGCCGGTGGGGCCGGCACCGACGATGACGAAGGTCAGCCGTGCCGCGCGCTTTCCCGGATCGGTCTCGCGCTCGGCGCGCTCGAATGCCACCAGGATGTGCCGGCGCAAGGTGGTGCCGTCCTCCAGCGTCTTCAGGCCGGGCGCCCATTGCTCCCATTCGTCGTGGCCGAAATAGGCGTGACGCGCGCCGGTCGCCAGCACCAGCGTGTCGTAAGGCACCTCGCTGCCGTCGTCGATCAGCACGCAGCGCCTTGCCGCATCGACCCCGCTGACAGTCGCGAACAGCGTCGTCACCTCCGGCCTGTCGCGCATGAGATGGCGGATCGGCCAGGCGATCTCGCTGGTCGCGAGCGAGGCGGTCGCGACCTGATACAGCAGCGGCTGAAACAGATGATGGTTGCGGCGGTCGATCAGCGTGATCTCGACCGGGATGCCTGCCAACCGGTAGGTCGCCTCCAGCCCGCCGAAGCCGGCCCCGACGATGACGACGCGATGCGGTGTCGTGGTCATGATGTACCCTCGAATCTCGCTGCTCTTCCCTGCTCATTTAAGTGCGGATTGGGTGCGGCGGTCCAATAGCCGTCATCAATCGCCAGATAGGCCCGATGTATCGATCCGGCGCGAAAAAGCGCCGCAGCCTTGGTCGAACTAAGTAGAATTATATTTCTTGCCATCCCCGATTGGGGCGAAATATGGTGCAGGGCAGGCGCTGAGCCATTGGCGGCTCGATGGATTTTGCGTTCAATAGAAACGACCCGGGGCGGCGATCACCCCGCTTGCGGGCTCAATAATAAGGAGGGGAGTGGTTATGAGGACGGCATTCTGGCTGGCGGGCGCAGCGGCGCTGGTGCTGGCAAATCAGGCATCCGCCGGCGACACCATCAAGATCGGCTTCGTCTCGACCTTCAGCGGCCCGACCGCCGTGATCGGCAACGACATGCGCAACTCCTTCGAGCTCGCGCTGGACCACATGGGCCGCAAGATGGACGGCAAGCCGGTCGAGGTCATCTACGAGGATGACGGGCAGAAGCCCGATGTCGGCAAGCAGAAGACCGAGAAGCTGGTGCAGTCGGACAAGGTCGATTTCATCGTCGGCTACATCTGGTCGAACGTGCTGCTGGCCTCGCTGAAGACGGCTGTCGACTCGCAGACCTTCCTGATCTCGGCCAATGCCGGTCCCTCGCAGCTCGCCGGCGAGCTCTGCTCGCCTTACGTATTCTCGACCTCCTGGCAGAACGACCAGACGCCGCAGGCGATGGGCCTCTACATGAACCAGAAGGGCGTCAAGAGCGTCTTCCTGATCGGCCCGAACTACGCCGCCGGCAAGGACATGCTCGCGGGCGTGAAGAACACCTTCAAGGGTGAGGTCAAGGGTGAGGAATACACGGTCTGGCCGAGCCAGCTCGATTTCTCGGCCGAACTCTCCAAGGCGCGCGCCTCGGGCGCCGAGTCGATCTTCGTGTTCTATCCCGGCGCCGCCGGCGTGCAATTCCTCAACCAATATGCGCAGGCCGGCCTGAAGAGCACGATGCCGCTCTACACCGCGTTCACCGTCGACGAGCTGTCGCTGCCGCTGCAGAAGGAGAACGCGCTCGGGGTTCCCGGCGCGCAGGAATGGGTCAACGACCTCCCCAACGAGCAGAACAAGCGCTTCGTCGCCGACTACCGCAAGAAGTACACCGGTCTGCGTCCGACCTATTACGGCGCACAATCTTACGACGCGGCCCAGCTCATCAACAGCGCGGTGGTCGCGGTGAAGGGCGACACCAGCAAGAAGGACGCGATGAAGGCCGAGATGGAGAAGGCCAACTTCAAGTCGCTGCGCGGCGCGTTCAAATACGGCAACAACCACATCCCGGTGCAGAGCTTCTATCTGCAGGACGTCGTCAAGGACGCCGAAGGCCAGCTCGCGCTCAAGACGGTCGCGACCATCGTCGAGAACGACCAGGATCGCTTCCACGACAAGTGCAAGATGAAGTGAGGATCTTGCTTCTCCCTCTCCCCGCTTGCGGGAAGAGGGAGACTCTTCGCAGGGACGGTGAGGGTTGGAGTCCCCAATCTTCCCACACCGTCATTGCGAGCGCAGCGAAGCAATCCAGAGTCTTTCCGTTGAGGGATTCTGGATTGCTTCGTCGCAAGGGCTCCTCGCAATGACGTGTTGAGAGAGTATCGTAGGGTGGGCAAAGCGAAGCGTGCCCACGATGTATCCGTCACGGAGGAATGGTGGGCACGGCGCAAGAGCGCCTTTGCCCACCCGACGATTCCGGACTCGCGGAGAGGCCCTTTCCACAAGAGGAGAGGGTAAGTGTCCTACACCCTTGGCATGCTCGCAGGCCGCACCTCTCGAGCCTGCGCCGCCAGCCTGATCCCGGCATTAGCGGCACCAAAGCCCCGATAGTCCCTCCGCTCGACGATCTCGAAAAAGAACCGCTCGTCGAAGATGTGGGTGTAGACCTGGAAGAACTCGCCGTCGCCCTCGCGGTCGTAGAGGATGTGATTGGCGCGCAACTGCGCCATCAGCTCGGGCGCGAGGTCGTATTTGGCTTCGATGTCGTCGTAATAATTATCAGGGATGTCCAGGAAATCCGCGCCGCGCTGGCGCATGTCTGCGACCGTCGCAAAGATATCGCGGCACGAGAATGCGACGTGCTGCACGCCTGAGCCAAAAAACTCCGAGATGAAGCGCGCCGGCAGGGTGCGGTTGGCGGAGGAGCCGTTGAGCACGAAGCGCAGGCTCTGGTCGGCGTTGATGATGGCCTGGCTCTGCACCAGACCTCTGGGGTCGGCGATCTCCATCTGCGGCAGCCGCGTCAGGTCGAGGAT encodes:
- a CDS encoding NAD(P)/FAD-dependent oxidoreductase, giving the protein MTTTPHRVVIVGAGFGGLEATYRLAGIPVEITLIDRRNHHLFQPLLYQVATASLATSEIAWPIRHLMRDRPEVTTLFATVSGVDAARRCVLIDDGSEVPYDTLVLATGARHAYFGHDEWEQWAPGLKTLEDGTTLRRHILVAFERAERETDPGKRAARLTFVIVGAGPTGVELAGTIAEMAHHTLPGDFRNIDTTKARVVLIEAGPRVLAGFADDLSAYAQASLEKIGVEVVLGQAVTEINREGVVFGGRLLEAKTRIWAAGVRASPAAEWLGAPSDRAGRVQVEADLTIPGHPEIFAIGDTVSINAWDGKPVPGIAPAAKQQGRHVAETIKARLRGAASGPFRYKHAGSLAQIGKRLAVIDFGRFKLRGTIAWWIWGIAHIYFLIGLRHRLSVALSWLWIYARDQRAARLITQGSSKVV
- a CDS encoding ABC transporter substrate-binding protein, producing the protein MRTAFWLAGAAALVLANQASAGDTIKIGFVSTFSGPTAVIGNDMRNSFELALDHMGRKMDGKPVEVIYEDDGQKPDVGKQKTEKLVQSDKVDFIVGYIWSNVLLASLKTAVDSQTFLISANAGPSQLAGELCSPYVFSTSWQNDQTPQAMGLYMNQKGVKSVFLIGPNYAAGKDMLAGVKNTFKGEVKGEEYTVWPSQLDFSAELSKARASGAESIFVFYPGAAGVQFLNQYAQAGLKSTMPLYTAFTVDELSLPLQKENALGVPGAQEWVNDLPNEQNKRFVADYRKKYTGLRPTYYGAQSYDAAQLINSAVVAVKGDTSKKDAMKAEMEKANFKSLRGAFKYGNNHIPVQSFYLQDVVKDAEGQLALKTVATIVENDQDRFHDKCKMK